A section of the Zygosaccharomyces rouxii strain CBS732 chromosome B complete sequence genome encodes:
- the EMC6 gene encoding Emc6p (similar to uniprot|Q12431 Saccharomyces cerevisiae YLL014W Hypothetical ORF), translating to MSSIDEITSSDYVLGNKKSLLWVQDSTALVFGIGAGILQLESFKGFAMFVVGYLSVALLYIIWICRLQPAKYYQSPINDIFIESFVRELTGYVMAWTFSYALVG from the coding sequence ATGAGTTCCATTGACGAAATTACAAGTAGTGATTATGTACTTGGGAACAAAAAATCCCTTCTTTGGGTTCAAGACAGTACCGCATTGGTTTTTGGTATAGGAGCAGgtattcttcaattggaatctttCAAGGGGTTTGCCATGTTTGTAGTAGGTTATTTGAGCGTTGCACTGCTCTATATCATTTGGATCTGTCGACTACAACCCGCGAAGTACTACCAAAGTCCGATAAACGATATCTTTATAGAATCCTTCGTTAGAGAACTTACAGGTTACGTAATGGCGTGGACGTTCTCCTATGCACTGGTtggataa